Within Haematobia irritans isolate KBUSLIRL chromosome 2, ASM5000362v1, whole genome shotgun sequence, the genomic segment cctttttcatccgtgtagggtaAATTATTAAACAGTATTTATTGGTGGAAAAACAGTTTACAGCTAGACGTACAAAAGCAAAGGCGGTCGGGCGGTGATTCGGGCACTGCTTCTCGTTGTTGGGTTGAACGATTTCGAGTTAATCGTGAACTTTTCGTTGTGACTATTTGTAAATGATCGTTAACTTTGATGTTTGATAACGGCCGGTAGCACAGTCTATGTCGGTAAACAAGTTGCTATCGCTAGTAGTGTTGATAGGTAAATTGGAAACGATTAGATCGGTCGGTAAATCGGGTCATCTCTACAGCTTCATCGGTGTCTGCAAATTCGTCGGTAATACGGTTCGGTCATCAGTAATCGGTAATGCGGTGATTCAGGTTAATCGGTGGTACGGTTCGGTGATTCAGCTTAATCGGTAGTACGGTTCTGTAATTCTGCTAGTCTGTAGTACGGTTCTTGTATACATCGGTAGTACAGTTCATGTATACAGATTCGCCGGTAATACGGTCACTGTGCTGGCCTGGgtgaattaaagggtgattcttttgaggttaggattttcatgcattagtatttgacagatcacgtgggatttcagacatggtgtcaaagagaaagatgctcagtatgctttgacatttcatcatgaatagacttactaacgagcaacgcttgcaaatcattgaattttattaccaaaatcagtggcagaaaatccgcttttttatcgacaaattttgttcagcgatgaggctcatttctggttggatggctacgtaaataagcaaaattgccgcatttggagtgaagagcaaccagaagccgttcaagaactgcccatgcatcccgaaaaatgcactgtttggtgtggtttgtacgctggtggaatcattggaccgtattttttcaaagatgctgttggacgcaacgttacggtgaatggcgatcgctatcgttcgatgctaacaaactttttgttgccaaaaatggaagaactgaacttggttgacatgtggtttcaacaagatggcgctacatgccacacagctcgcgattctatggccattttgagggaaaacttcggagaacaattcatctcaagaaatggaccggtaagttggccaccaagatcatgcgatttgacgcctttagactattttttgtggggctacgtcaagtctaaagtctacagaaataagccagcaactattccagctttggaagacaacatttccgaagaaattcgggctattccggccgaaatgctcgaaaaagttgcccaaaattggactttccgaatggaccacctaagacgcagccgcggtcaacatttaaatgaaattatcttcaaaaagtaaatgtcatggaccaatctaacgtttcaaataaagaaccgatgagattttgcaaattttatgcgtttttttttaaaaaaaagttatcaagctcttaacaaatcaccctttataaggtgTCCATTACCTGTGAAATATAATGGAAAATAATGTACCCTCAACGAGTGAGGAAGAGTACCCTCATCTTGTGAGGAAGATGTTACCCTCTACTTGTGAGGAAGGTTGTACCCTCAACTTGTGAGGAAGATGTAACCCTCAATTTGTGAGGAAGATTTTACCTTCAACttaactcagaatttaattctaagccgatcggtatactaaaagatgggtctatgaccactatttcttggcgttacatacaaatgcacaaacttattataccctgtaccacagtagtggtgaagggtataaaaatttaattaatgtgtagttaaaataatgaacttctttgtgaggacattaattgaacctataacttcagtcCATTAATTTTTGgctagggggctatagcccccctaggaaaattgtctagctacggtaATGATccaacaccgaaaaaaaagtaaactattttataggaagaatgaactacctcgcgcgaaaattaaactattttctactcaatgttttgagtaagtgttgttaaaaccaggaaaatttagtaccatgttgtactttttaactgtttttctcaaaaatactCCCCTCTcgttgaagaaaaaattaactaaaagtaaataagaaaatcattggcgccaaatcatgaccattttaaccatacagtagttcattcttactatcgtaccaaaattttcatttcatttaattttttttttcatttcatttatttatttttgcataATCTGTAAGCCTATTGTGGCCAAATCGATTATAAGCATCAACATGAGAGACCATAAGTATAATAATGAGATTTTAATACTTAAATGACAATTAGATAACTTAATAATAAagctacaaataaaaattacaagtttataattatgaaattatacatataaaattttacatataaatttaataaagtttAGCACGAATAAGGAtgaaaatatattccaaaaagtaaaaattagcATAGGAACTTTAGAAACCATTGTCTATAGATTCATCATAGCTAAAGATTGCAACTCTTTGAAGGTCCAAAGGAAATGCCTGCTATCATAaggtatataattttaatttgttttagttaaaaatgaacttatgtgtacggtcattgaactttatactcgcgtttagttcataaaatgtttgagacatacttaaaaaaaaaacgaaaatttcattaaactgtagaaaatttcgcaaaaaaattataaaaattgaactacaaacaaataatttgtatgcaataaaaataagttaaatttggcgttagtttaactacggaaatttttttctgtgtagtatttGTCTTACTTGCtctatgaatttttttgttgcatttaatatacgcatattggatatatagaaATGTTGTGGTTTTTAGAAATTTCCAAAAGCTATTGTTTTAATAGCTTAATACTGCTGCTTTTCCACTGCATAACTGCATAAaacttagggcgttttcgtttcacaaaaaatattttgccctGGCGTTactctactttttccctcaatacattttcactcaaatgatagtgtctttccaaagttattattaattcacaatattgtgagggatacaggatccaaaatctatgacagtgtccttcatatccATTCTtgaaaattgagaatttttgaaaatatttgagggcaaacgtttcaaacaagctttAGTGTgcactaaaaattataaaaaaactataaaaaattttctatttggcaCAATATCAGACAATTTTTTAACTCACACCCAAAAAACTGAACTCGGATCACATCTTAacgagtgatgcaaattcagtgcaacggcagttgaaatttgcactactttttttggcgacgctttcatCACTGGGTATAATCATATACAATTTGTTCTGTTGGTCCCAATGGTTCTAATGTGGTTGTAGACTCCATTGGACAATTATACATGGCATTCAATTTGCCAATATCTATTGAACTTAAAGCAACCCGTTGACCAATGGTAGCACTACTATCATGTGGCGTTATAGTTGGTAAATTATTGACAGAGAATGCTTTCTTTGCATAGTGCATGATACTGCCATAATCATAGGCAAAACCATAATTGGTCACTGTCAGATTATCAAGCTTTCGGAAAAATGTTTCTTGTCCtggtgtgatattttcccaatggATAGTGATGTAATCATCTCGATCGTATGACATGTGTTGGTGATAGAATCCTAAAGCATGAAGCAGTTCATGCATAATGGTTGCAACTTTTCCACATTTCGGTGCATTAATATCCAGATTTAACATTTGAGTTCTACCACTATGACCAACCCTGGCATTGCAACCGGCTACTTCAGAAATAATATTCACATAGGCAATGCTTGTTTCATTTGCCTCAACGAATCGGATACAGGAAACCGACTCCAGTGTATTCATGGCTGTCATAATATTAGCCACAAAATTTGAATCTGAAAATAAGATAAATAAGAGTTTGATGAATGTATGActgtatataataaataataatataataattattGTTAGTCATACAATATAGtatgccaagtttttttttttttttttttgatgaaatttattgaattcaaagtattttccaaattcaaatatttcaagGTACAGGCCATTGTGTTATCGCAagagatgaacttctctcttatcaattggATGCTGCACGATtccatatttagctcaatgataaTTTACGATAGATCACGGATggatttttataacctccaccataggatgggggtatattaactttgtcattccgtttgcgacacatcgaaatatcgctgtaagaccccataaagtatatataaagggtgatacgtccaaaatttggtcaagggaaaacacgtgtaaattggtgaaatcgtttatttaaaaaatcaaattaaatttctttttcaagttcaattagtataaaattcaggaaaaatattcagttaggctttggcttttccaaatccgaattaccgggcctcacgcttgatacctgccatcagattttgtacagccaccttgtccaccttcgtcgccgcagaaagccagtttgccttgaactgctgctcgtccttagcagttttttttatcttctttaggttccgcttgacaatatcccagtatttctcaattgggcggagctctgacgtgttgggagggttctagtccttgggaaccacctgcacgttgttggcggcgtaccactccatggcctttttaccgtaatggcaagatgtcaaatccgcccaaaacagtacggagcaaccgtgtttcttcagaaaaggcagcagacgtttattcaaacactccttcacataaatttcttggttgacagtcccggaagctatgaaaatgctgcttttcaagccacaggtacagatggcttgctaaacaagatatttctttgcgaactttgacagttttatgtgcttgaaaatatctgctacctttccccttccttttgccgtataaaactcctgtcccggaaggtgcttgtagtcggctttgacgtaggtttcgtcgtccattaccacgcagtcaaacttcgtcagcatcgtcgtgtacagcctccgggatcgcgctttggccgtcgtattttgtttatcatcgcgatttggagtcgatagtctggctcgttttttggctcgatgcacggttgtagacgatacacccagcttatttacggcatctcgaagagagaggttagggtttcgcttgaaactaccggcaactctctttgtcgtctcagcggcttccggttttcgatttcccccgattccCCCCCCCCCATGGCTgtcaacaaacgttccccaaacactttaattacatttgtaacggttgatttggcaacttttagcgattttgccagctttgcgtgcgagtagctcggattttcgcaatgcgcgagcaaaattttgatacgctgctcttcttgcttggacggcattttgacaactgaagagtgaattccaaaatcaaaataggagcaacattctacacacacacacaccttcaaaatgaggggtgttcaggttttttaaatgcgaaattgaaagaaatacgtcaaggttatattgacgaaattttgaccgtatcacccttaattctgggtcgtggtgaaattctgagtcgatctgagcatgtccgtccgtccgtcttttgcaatcacgctaacttccgaacgaaacaagctatcgacttgaaactttgcacaagtagttgttattgatgtaggtcagatggtattgcaaatggggccatatcggtccactttggctttcggagcttcgaagagaagcaaatatcatccgatacggctgaaatttggtacatggtgttagtatatggtctctaagaactatGCAAACATTGTTCCACATcgtcccataattatatatagccccatataaaccgatccccagatttgacctccggagcctcttagaggagcaaaagtcatccgatccgattgaaatttggtccgtggtgttagtatatggtctctaacaaccatgcaagaattggtccatatcggtccataattatatatagcccccatataaaccgatccccagatttggcttgcggaacctctaagagaagcaaatttcatccgatccggcggaaatttagtacatggtgttagtatatggtctctaatgcccatgcaaaaattggtgcacatcggtgcatacatatatatatagccccatataaaccgatcaccagatttgacctccggagcctcttggaagaccaaaattcatctgattcagttgatatttggtacgttgtgttaatatatggcctcaaacacccatgcaaaaattagtcgacctcggtccataattatatatagccaccatataaaccgatccccagatttgacctccggagccccttggaagagcaaaattcatccgattcggttgaaatttggtacgtgatgttagtatatggtatccaacaaccatgcatgaattggttcatatcagtccaatattatatatagcccccatataaaccgatccccagatttgacatccggtgccttttggagaagcaaaattcatccgatctgattgaaatttggtacgtggttttactatatgtccataatcatatataacccccatataaaccgatcccgaaatttggttttggaatctcttggaggagcaaatttcatccgagtcagttgaaatttggtacattgtgctagtatatggccgttaacaaccatgcctaactaggtccatatcggtccatagttatatatagcccccatataagcgaccccatatttcaattctggctccctacgtaccgtgcaaaagtccatatcgaatcgtaattatttgtagacttacctacacataccttttttgtctaatatataccacgtatggactaactcacaatttagaaaactatttaagataccacaacccaagtaattcgattgtggatgacagtctttcgtagaagtttctacgcaatccatggtggagggtacataagattcggttgggcggaacttacggccatatatacttgttttaatatatccTCCCTGGTACCAGGGATAACATTTCATCTAACACCGCTCTTTATTATATTGCCCTAAGGTAAGTTAACCAAGTTCTAATGGTTTCACACACAATACTAAGAACCACTTATGATAAGTGACCTTATCAGGTTGAAATACTCGGAAATTGAAGGATATATCTAGGATGGAAAACTCTTGGCGTGTTTTTTCACTAGTCAGGAATTTCATTTCTCaaggaaatatttatatatcattTCTTACCAAACACACTCGATATTTTGTAATACAGGATGCCATCGGGCCATGCGAAGGAAGGATTTATTGCCCCATTTCTGGTTACACTAATAATCATATCGTCCAACAAAAACCCATCAGTTAGTCTTGTATCAATCTCCTCATCATTGAGATAATCTAAAGGAGCACTCCATGTAGTAACGAACACAATGGACAAAATTCCAGCGAGAGAaaagaaaccacttagaaacgcCATATTAATTCGCCTATTCTTGCGTGTAATGAAGTTGTATCCAATATTCGAACTGATGAGACAATTCAAGAATTTATCCATTTTATAGCGAAATCCAATCCATAGACTTTCTATCAAGAGAGTTCAGTGAACCCAAGTCTCCTTccctatcacaaaatttcttagataACTAAAACTACTAACATTATCTTAATTATTCAGGTGTCATATCTATAAGACAccctaacaataacaacaaagatCAGATATTATATTAAAGCCTTATTCCCACGAGACTTCTGTACACTATCAAATAAGAAGCATGATTATATTTTAAACTCAATGATGAGTTATCTCCTTTCTATTACCAAAAGCCAATTGACTCAACTCAACCATTCGTGTTTTTACAATACTTAGGGCctgtttctcaatgtcttgttattgtTTATCGTGTcgattccatacaaaaattttaccagaCCACCGGTTAAGTactaaagtaaaaattttgcacgTTCGTTAAGTTCGATTTTCGCTAAATAGGGTATTCGTTAAATAGAGTAGTCAGTTAGTTAGTACTCTTGATGCGAAGCCTGTACAAGGCTCTGCCACAAACAAAGAGAAAATATTGATGCTTATATCGAAAACAAATCATCGTTAGACATATACTAAATGTAACTTATttggttttaaaaaatgttgtgaactAAACGTAGATGTAAAAATCAAAGACCTTACAAAaataacaagttggctgataagtccccggtctaacaaagaaaaacacatttttttgtcaaaattcgtttttattattcaacatagttcccttcaagagcgatataacgattataacgaccttccaatttcttgataccattttggtagtactccttcggttttgcctcaaaataggcctcagtttcggcgatcacctcttcattgcagtcaaattttttccctgcgagcatccttttgaggtctgagaacaagaaaacgtcgctgggggccagatctggagaatacagtgggtggggaagcaatacgaagcccaattcatgaatttttgccatcgttctcaatgacttgcggcaagatgcgttgtcttggtggaaccacacttttttcttcttcatatggggccgttttgctgcgatttcgaccttaggttaggtcaggtggcagcccgatgtatcaggctcacttagactattcagtccattgtgataccacattggtgaacttctctcttatcactgagtgctgcccgattccatgttaagctcaatgacaagggacctcctttttatagccgagtccgaacggcgttccacattacagtgaaaccacttagagaagctttgaaactctcagaaatgtcaccagcgttactgaggtgggataatccaccgctgaaaaactttttggtgttcggtcgaagcaggaatcgaacccacgaccttgtgtatgcaaggcgggcatgctaaccattgcaccacggtggctccctaattcgaccttcaaacgctccaataacgccacataatagtcactgttgatggtttttcccttctcaagataatcgatgcgcatcccaaaaaacagaggccattactttgctttCTACGCTTCGCAGAcgtttcaccggtcgctgtccactcagccgactgtcgattggactcaggagtgtagtgatggagccatgtttcatccattgtcatatatcgacggaaaaactcgggtgtattacgaggtaacagctgcaaacaccgctcagaatcatcaacacgttgttgtttttggtcaaatgtgagctcgcgcggcacccattttgcacagagcttccacatatccaaatattgattaatgatatgaccaacacgttcctttgatatttttaaggcctctcctatctcgatcaacttcattttacggtcattcaaaatcattttgtggatttgtttgatgttttcgtcggtaaccacctctttcgggcatccactgcgttcaccgtcctccgtgctcatttcaccatgcttgaattttgcataccaatcaattattgttgatttccctggggcagaggccggaaactcattatcaagcctagtttttgcttccaccgtattttttcccttcagaaaacagtaaattattaaaacacgaaattcctttttctccatttttttcacaataacaaaagttgcttcacaaaagatgctctatttcacaaactaattgacttacagacgtcaaattttgacacgaatcatttgaaggttggtactatctaaaaataatatgcatttaatactagcgacgccatctatgtgtcagatcgaagacttatcagccaacctgttactgctatattgctttaaaattttacctttatcaACAGTACATATAGgttcaaaaatcgatattttaatatgttaaaaatggacaatacaattgatcgATTCtacccatattctagtaaaacctactttttatatcaccgtgaaatgtcacccatataaatacactttaaatggcctgaaatccagtacttcgtttttcgttgttcgattaaaacccctaatggaatctaatgtgtcgaaatatttctttagttacaaagatatgaagtgtttttcaaattatgtttcgccggagtaggagtcgagcaaaatttctacgactccggcttCGACTCCAATCAATTTTgctgcaaaatttctacgactccggctccgactccgactccaatcaattttgcagcaaaatttctacgactctgACTCCACATCTCTgcttataaccgtagctttaaGCGATTTATAATTTATTCCAATGTCTGAGTGCATGCCACAACAAAtcaggtttccctttgaccgggatcctgggaaattcgaaacaaaatctctctttcccgggaatggaaaatgaccgggaaaaagaaaaccctagtTAACAAACATCAAATTTTCGGGAGCACTACCATGTATCTaataaaggatgatacggtcaaaatttggtaaagggaaaacgcgtgtaaatcggtgaaatcgtttatttaaaaaatcaaattaaatttatttttcaagttcaattagtataaaattcaggaaaaatattcagttaagctttcgcttttccaaatccgaattgccgggcctcacgcttgacacctgccatcagattttgtacagccatcttgtccaccttcttcgccgcagaaagccagtttgccttgaactgctgctcgtccttagcagtttttttggtcttctttaggttccgcttgacaatagcccagtatttctcaattgggcggagctctggcgtgttgggagggttcttgtccttgggaaccacctgcacgttgttggcggcgtaccactccatggcctttttaccgtaatgacaagatgccaaatccggccaaaacagtacggaacaaccgtgtttcttcaggaaaggcagcagacgtttattcaaacactctttcacgtaaatttcttggttgacagtcccggaagctatgaaaatgctgcttttcaagccacaggtacagatggcttgccaaaccagatatttctttgcgaactttgacagttttatgtgcttaaaaatatctgctacctttccccttccttttgccgtataaaactcctgtccctgaagctgcttgtaggcggctttgacgtaggtttcgtcgtccattaccacgcagtcaaacttcgtccgcgtcgtcgtgtacagcctccgggatcgcgctttggccatcgtattttgtttatcatcacgatttggagtcactaccttcttgtaagtcgatagtccggctagttttttggctcgatgcacggttgtagacgatacacccagcttatttgcgacatctcggagagagaggttagggtttcgcttgaaactaccggcaactctctttgtcgtctcagcggcttccggttttcgatttccccccgatccagacttcctggctatcgacaaacgttccccaaacactttaattacatttgtaacggttgatttggcaacttttagcgattttgccagctttgcatgcgagtagctcggattttcgcaatgcgcgagcaaaattttgatacgctgctcttcttgcttggacggcattttgactactgaagagtgaattccaaaatcaaaatacgagcaacattctacacacacacaccttcaaaatgaggggtgttcaggttttttaaatgcaaaattgaaagaaatacgtcaagtttatattgaccaaattttgaccgtatcaccctttatatttgttgtttctCACATACtatatattttacaattttgtgcTAGGTGACCTCCAAGATTATTTGGTAAAGAAAGGTTTTGCTGGAATTGAGCAGGCTTTGTGtgagtttgtttgtttgttttattattaaaaatcaataatttctaaaacattatatttaaattccccTACAACACAGATTACTTTACTCACAAAGCACCTTCTGTGTAaataacagaaaaaaagtatgtCATGTGCAAAACCTTTATCacaaattaatataaatcaAATGTAATTATTTACTGATACTACAACGGATTGGGGAAAACGAACTAAATAACCTACTAAatagaaaaataacaacaaccaaAAGCACGCCTATGCATACCTATAGATAGCCACAAAATGgcatatatacgtatatatacACAGAGTTTCTAATCGATTGCTATGTACTACGAAGCTTTCGTAGGTTCGATAGTCGAGtctaatattacaaaaattaagttAAGACTGATTAACACGAAATATTTTCATAGTAGCGAGTTAATCCACTCACTCAGTTACTCATCACTACATATACCCTCTACCTCTGTTATCTTCATTGTATTGCCATCATTTGACAGTTTCATTGGTAGACAAACATTGTCAATAAAATGTAGGCACGCTTTAGTTGTGTTTACAACCCATTCTGTCATTTAGTCATTCATCCATACTTCCGCCTATATTCTTATCTATTGCTACTGTATTTCACATTCGTATAGTTTAGACTACAGTAGATCAAGAGTGAAGTTTGTGATTTTATTAAGTTATTGCCACAAGATTAAGGTATAattaagaaatatatatatatatacaagacAAATGTAGTGCTCAATGTACACTCAAAAGATAAAGTCATTAATAATATCTGTTGCAAAAGAGAAAGTAaacatgtttaaaaaaaaacagcaaacttACTACTGCCGTTTTGACtaagaaaatgtttgctattttgcAAAGGAAAATTGTTGGTTTAGTAAACTTCAAAATTGGAAGTTCCTaagtaattattttaaaatcacATCTAAAATAGCCCTTCTCGAAATTGTCTTAATTTTCAGTTCACAAGAAATTCTCTTGAGGTGATATATATAAAGAAATCTCTTGTGTTACTTAGTTTtcgtaataaattttaattttgtgaataaaaatttactcacaatatttgaaaaaagtacactcaaaaaaaagtaaatccaCCAGGgctctaaagacaatttaactATATATTTCTTCATGgattagttaaaa encodes:
- the LOC142225356 gene encoding seminal metalloprotease 1-like; its protein translation is MAFLSGFFSLAGILSIVFVTTWSAPLDYLNDEEIDTRLTDGFLLDDMIISVTRNGAINPSFAWPDGILYYKISSVFDSNFVANIMTAMNTLESVSCIRFVEANETSIAYVNIISEVAGCNARVGHSGRTQMLNLDINAPKCGKVATIMHELLHALGFYHQHMSYDRDDYITIHWENITPGQETFFRKLDNLTVTNYGFAYDYGSIMHYAKKAFSVNNLPTITPHDSSATIGQRVALSSIDIGKLNAMYNCPMESTTTLEPLGPTEQIVYDYTQ